The nucleotide sequence ATCAATCAATGAGTCTTGCAAAATCTCAGGGGCTACGGCAACACTTTCCCGAATATCTATCGGAGCAGTATGATGATTGACACCAAGATTAAGTAGTTTCATGCTGGCCATTGTTTAATAAGCCCCCGGATTGAGAACTAGAGTCTCCCAGTTCAGACACATCGCGATAGTGACCCAAATCAAATAAGGCAACATTAAAAAGGCTGCCAACTTATGAATAGGCCACATAACCACCATAATTCCTAAGACAGATAACCATAGAAAGCCTGCCTCTATCAGAGACCAATCTGGATGGTGCATACGAAAGTAAAAGATGCTCCAGAGGATATTTAAGAAACTATTGAGCACAAATAGGCTGACCAAGGAAATTCTCTGCGACCTTGTTGGGTGATTGTTAAAAGCAATCATCCAAGCAGCTGCCGATAGTATGAAAATAATCGTCCAGATCAAACCAAAGGCCCAATCTGGCGGTTTCCAAGCCGGCTGCTTCAACGAGAAATACCAAGGCCCGATCTCTGTAGCTAATCCACCCGCAACAGAAGTAATGATCATCCATGCGGCGATCATTAGAAGGTACTTGCGCTCGAAGAAAATCTTCATGCCTTAGCTAATCCCAATAAATGCCCCATATCTTTGAAGAAGATCTTGATATGAGCCAAAGGCTTTTTGCGTACAAGTTTTTTATTCATATAAGACTCGAAGGTCAGCTTCTGAACATCCTTGTCTTCACACATTTTGACAAAACTCTCGCGTCGCTTGTCAGTTGTGTACCAAAAATACTGCATGATTCCCAATACCCAGAAAGTCATACGATGCTCTTTCATAAAGCGCTTTCTGGCTAACTGTAACTTTGCGGGATCATTGCTCTCTACAAATTCATAGACAGCCTCGCCTGCTAATTGACCCCCCAGCATGGCGTAATAAATTCCTTCGCCAGACGCCGGGGCAACCACTCCTGCTGCATCACCAGCCAACACAACCTGCTGTCCATCATCCCATTTTTTAAGGGGCTTCATCGGCAAAGGTGCGCCCTCATGCCTGATGAGCTCCGCACCCTCAAGACCCACATCTGAGCGCAGCTTGGCAACAGCATTCCTTAAGGAGAAGCCTTTGTCAGCACTTCCAGTACCGATACTGATCGTATCGCCGTGAGGAAATACCCAGCCATAAAAATCGGGGGAGATCGGCTTTTGATACACCACATCACATCGGGTGGAATCAAAATGATGTGGCGTGTTTGGCGGAGTTTTAATGATTTCGTGATACGCAAAGACGTAATTGGCTTCAGCACAACCCTTTACTCCAGCACTTCTTCCAACTTGAGACTTAGCACCATCAGCGCCAATCACTGCTTTAGTAAGAACACTTTTGATAGCACCAGAATCGCCATCACGCGATCCTCTTGTGCGGTAATGAATGCGAGCCAGTGGGCCTTCACGTGTCAGAGTTTCAAAAAGACCATCTTCCCGAGTTGCTCCAGCAGCAACGGCGCGCTTGCGCAACCATTCATCAAATTGGGCTCGATCGACCATGCCAACAAAGCCATTATCAATCGGGATATCAACCGCTTTTCCGAGCGGTGAAACCATACGTGCTGATTTTGCCTTAGCAACTAACAGCTCATCGGGAATCTCAAAGTCTTTTATTAAGCGCGGAGGAATTGCTCCGCCGCAAGGCTTCACTCTGCCTCGCTTATCAAGCAATAAAACTTGCTTGCCTTTTTTAGCCAATGTTTGGGCTGCCGTAGCTCCTGCTGGACCACCGCCAATCACAACCGCGTCATAAATAAATTCTGTTCCCATTCGCTTTACCTCGCTTGACTCGTAGTGCTATTTTTTCTCTCAACTAGAGAGGCCATATATGCTGAAACAACAAACAACAGTGCTTCGATAAAAAAGACGCTGGAGTATGCAAAAGCAGGATTGGTGAAAATGGATCTCGCTAAATCACTAGCCCCAGCACCAATTAATCCACCCAAGCCAAAGGCAATGGCTTGCGCACCACCCCAAAGCCCAATGCGCACACCCTCTTTGCCTGCTCCACCCACTACCGCTAATCGCATCATGGAGGCAATCGCTGCAATTGAAAAAGCGCCATTTGCCAAGCCAAGCAAAAAGACATTCGGCTTTAATGGCCAGTCTCCTTCTAGCAAACCAGCTAAAACTAATCCAAACATGGCTAATGCAGAAGCAAGACAGCCATAAATCATCCATGAACGGAGTGAACCAAAATATTTGCGCAATCGACTCGATCCACAGACGGCGACCAATAGCATTCCGGTCAACACACCAGCATGCTGAATACCCGATAGACTGGTTGTCTCACCCAAGGTGTATTTAAAAACCATTCCTGCAAATGGTTCCAGAATTAAATCCTGTGCACTAAATGCCAGCATCGATAAAAAGATAAAGATCGTAAATCGCTTGGTATCTGGATCAGCCAAAATATCGCTTAAGGCTTTTTTGAAGGGGACTTTTTTATCTTTCTTCACTCTACTATTTTGTAGATCATGACCTTCTAGCTTGAACAGGGCTGCAAAAGAAAGCGCCATAGCAGACAGAGAGATGATGCCGGAGATCAAGATCACTTTTTCTGGTTCATACGGATCTAAAAATTTTCCAGCAATACCGCTCGTCATGGCAAAACCAAAAATCATCATGAGCCATACTGTTGTAGCAGCAGCTGCTCTGCGCTCGTCGCTGACACCCTTCGCTAGCAGTGCCAGCAAGGATGTACCACTCATACTGACGCCAACACCAATAAAGAAGAAAGCAACAATCGCTGAGGCAATGCCTAAGAGAAGATGCACTCCCATTAATGTTGTCGCGATAGCAGCACCAAATCCGCCTAAGGCTAATAAAGTAATTCCACCCAATATCCAAGGCGTTTTCTTAGCCCCACTATCGGACTCAAAGCCCATTCTTGGACGAATGACTTGTACAAAATAATGAATGGCCACTAAAAAGCCCGGGAGACTCGCTGGCAAGGCTAACTCGACAACCATGATTCGATTCAAGGTGGATGTCGTCATCACCACAATAGCCCCGATGCAAGCTTGCACAAGTCCAATGCGAACGATACTCAGCCATCCGAATGTCGAAAGATTTAATAGCGGTTGACTAATTGCGATACTCATTAGCTATCCATCCCCATCACTGCAAAAGCAGAAACCATCATTCCAGTAACCAAGACAGGCACTCCAAAGCCACTATAAAAAAGTGCTTTCTCTATGGGCCGCTTTAAAAAATCCCTTAATAAAATCACTTGCGCTACGATCAGTAGGCCAATGACTAAGGCATACATTTCCTTATTCCAAGATAGCAGCAGGCATAGCACCACTACCTGCGGAATCAACATGAATGCAGCTGCAACTTGCGCTGCTCTTTTGGCCCCGAGTTGCACAGGCAAGGAGCGCACTCCCATTTGCCGATCACCTTCAATCGCTTTAAAGTCATTTAAAGTCATGATGCCGTGAGCACTTGCGCTGTAAAGGCCGGCAAGTATTAGCGATGGTTTATTTGGCATTAAGCCACCTGAGAGCAAGGTAGCTCCGGTAACCCATGCCAAACCTTCGTAACTAATTCCGCACGCAAGATTTCCAAACCAACCATTATTTTTAAAGCGAATTGGCGGCATGCTGTAGAGCCATGCAAGCACTAAGGCTAATAAGGTTGCGGCAAATCCAATCGGACCCAAATAACTTCCCACCCAAATGGAAATCAAAGACCATAGGATCGCAATGTATAAACCCCAACGACCAGGTATGCGACCAGAGGGTATTGGACGCATGGGCTCATTGATCGCATCTACGTGTCGATCAAACCAATCATTGACCGCCTGACTAGAAGCGCAAACTAGTGGGCCAGTCAGGGCCAGTCCAACAAGAAAAATCGGTAAATTGTCAGCAATTTTTTCACTGCCAGTGATTGATCCACAAGCGAAGGCCCACATTGGCGGAAACCAAGTGATGGGCTTTAAAAGCGTCAAAATTGCTTTAGGATCAGGCAGATTCATGTAAATGATTTTGTCATTGACATTTAAAAGTGTCAATTAAATTTGACACTTTTATCACCTGTTTTTACAAGTGAAAACCCTTATAGAACAGCACTTAGGAGAAAAAAGAGGGGTTTAGGCCGCCCTGAGAAGCTCTTTTGGGAGGGAAAAGTTGACCGTTTCTTCAATTCCCTGGAGTGGCGAAACAGTTCCGCTGGAAAATAGGCCAATAGCCTCGACGATTTGGGCTGTTAATGCCTCTGGGGCGGAAGCCCCTGCTGTTACGCCAATATTGCGAACTCCTTCAAACCACTCCCCTTGAAGTTGTGAAGGATCATCCACTAAATACGCCGGCACATTCATGCTTTCAGCAAGTTCTTGAAGGCGCTTAGAGTTAGAGCTGTTTGGACTACCTACCACTACCACTAAATCGACCTGCGGAACCATTGCTTTGACGGCATCCTGACGATTTTGAGTGGCATAACAAATGTCCTGGCATTTTGGTGCATGGATATTCGGGAACTTTTTCACTAATGCTTTAGTGATTTCTTGCGTTTCATCGACCGATAAGGTCGTTTGAGTGACGTAAGCTATCAGCGCATCTTCTTCAAAGTAAAGCTGGGCGACATCTTGCACACACTCAATCAAATAGATCGAAGAATCTATTTGGCCCATCGTACCCTCAACCTCTGGGTGGCCACGATGTCCAATCATGATGATTTGATATCCACGCTCTTTTAAGCGCACCACTTCAGCATGCACCTTAGCCACTAAAGGACAGGTCGCATCAAATACTTTGAATTGACGATTGTTCGCTTCCACCCTGACGGCCTGCGAAACTCCATGCGCACTAAAAATCAGAATAGCACCCTGTGGCACATGATCCAATTCGTTAATAAAGATAACGCCGCGAGATTCGAAATCTTTAACAACATAGGCGTTATGAATGATTTCATGTCGAACATAAATCGGCGCACCATAGATTCTTAAGGCCTCCTCAACTATCAGAATAGCCCTTTCAACTCCGGCACAAAAACCGCGGGGTTGAGCTAAGAAAATAGTTTTAGTTGAAGCCATATTCAAATAAATTAGTGATTTTTTTTGTAGCCCCACTTCCAAAGCAGCTCACTTGGAAACGGCAGAATTAAAAAGAGATGCTCCAGTAAACCAAGAGCCAATAGAGTTCCTAGCAAGGCATATGAGGCCCTATCAAAGGGAGAAGAATCCACTCCAGCACTTGACCAGATCGGGATTAATATCATCACTGAAACTAAGATAGAAAATGGCATCAGGAAGTTCATTGCTCTGCGCCTGAAATAGGTGACCAAATACTGTAGGTGCTGTGGCAAGAAAGATTCATTGAAATTGAGGACGCCCAAGAAGATATTAATCTTCGTACTTTGGCGCATACCCCATAGGATGACAAAGGTCCAAAATCCAGTTTGATTCACGGAATCTAAGTTAATGAAAAATAGAATCGCTCCTAAACTGAGCAATGCCAGCTCATGATAATTAATCGTCTGAAATGCATACCAAGCTCTGGTCATGGGGCTTAGTCCACTAGGGCATTCTGAGCGCCGTGATCCAGTGATGTAGCCCAGTAGAAAGGCCAACTCTTGCCAACCCCAAATGATGATTGCGCAAGTAAATGAGCAATAAGCACCAGCAATCGTAGCCTGCTGACTAGAGATAGACAAGCCCCAAAAGGCGAGCAATAAAACTCCAATCGAGGCTATGAATATAGATTTAAAAAAACGCTTTGGAAGGCTATGCACCTTCAAGATAAGCCCTGTGCTAAACCACCATATAAAGACGGTGAATATCAGCGGGCTTATCCAGAAATACATATTGAATTACCAAACGGGTGCCATGCGAATATCGCTCGGTAATTCATTCGGAACTACGGGCAGCATGTAAAGACGCAAGAAGGTAGCAGTAGCTACAACCACTAGAGCACCTCGTTTGATAGCTGAGAAAACACCACCCACCTGCTTCAAATGATCTACCTCATCTGAAATTTTTCTCAGCTTTTCAAAGCACTCCCAAATTCTTGGATCATCTAAATTGATAGTGAAAGGGAAAACCTGCTTAGTAATATCAGAAGTAATTTCTAGTACCTTACGGTCGTAGTCTGTTGGCGATACTCCAAGCGCTTTATGAAACTCAGGCCTGGAATGATCGCGCACATACATCGTTGCGTATACCGCCAATAAGAAAAAACGAATCCACAGTCGATTGCCGCCATTAAGTAACTTAGGCGTAGACCGCATTAATAAGGCAAAGGCTTCACCATGCCGGAATTCATCATTACACCATTTCTCAAACCAGAGAAAAATCGGATGGAAGCGTAATTCTGGCTTGTTTTGAATAATTCGATAAATCGTGATGTAGCGGGCATAGCCAATTTTTTCAGACAAGTAAGTTGCGTAAAAAATAAACTTTGGCTTAAAGAAAGTGTATTTTTTAGTCCTTGCTAAAAATCCTAGATCAACCCCAATACCAAAATCTTTGAGCCATTGATTAATAAAACCGGCATGCCTACTCTCATCACGAGCCATGTATGAGAACAAGTCTTTTAAGTCAGGATTCCTAATTGACTTTTTAATTTCTGAATAGAGAACACAACCTGAGAACTCCGAAGTGATTGAGCTAATTAAGAAATCTAAAAACTCCTGGTACAAGCCCTCTGGCAAGTGGGAGTAGTCTTTGGACATATCTTCAGGACGCTGAAAGTGAGCCTGATTAATGTCTGACTCAAATTCTTGCATGAGCTTATCCCACTCAGGCTTGACTGAGCTGATATCAAAACGATCCATCTCGTCAAAATCAGTGGTGTAAAACCGAGGACTTAAGATCGTACTTTCTAGAGCGCGATCGGTTGATTCATTAATGGGGCGAACTGTATCCATAGTGGGGGCATTAGCGCTCATACTTCAATACCTTTAGTCACAATAAGGGGTTGGGCGTGCGCTACTGAGCGCACTCTTGGATATTTTTTTGCTTGACTGAATCGGGTGGTGGAAAAGCTCACTTCGTATAACAAGGTAATTTCGAGTCTTGCAGTGAGATATACCCATAAACGCGATAACCAGCCAGCCTTTGAAACTGTGGCTGTTCTTTGGTAGCTCAAGACCTCACCAAATGAAATTTCTGTAATCGGGTCATGCACTAGAACCTCATCGCCTGGCCCGACTTGAATGCCGTCAAGATCCACATGGGCATATAAGTACTCTGAGGTATTGGACATATCCACAGAACATTTGACCAGCTGTTTAGACATTATTGCCCCGCGCTATTTAAAAATGCAGCAAACTGAGCTGCGTTATCCCTACCAAATGATTCCAAATCAATTCGATTGCCCGTTGCTAGATCTACTAAAGTCAACCTGCCATCAGATCGACTCATTAATTCGAATGCATCATCACTGGTAATTTGCTGAATACGACGTTCACGAGCCAAGGCTCGCAAAATTCCCCTTACAAAACCAGCCTGACCCTCTACTTGTGCAATCATTTTCCCACTAGAAGCTGATATAACCCCTACCGATCCATCAGGGAGATCCCTAAAAAACAGTGTTTTTTTCGCGATCACGCTGGCATCCGCCTGTGTTTCTGATTTGCCAGACTGAACGGTATTAGCTACCAGGAAAACTATCCCCGCCAAAAAAATGACTACAAACAGTGCAATGTAGTTTTGGATGCGGATAGTATTCATACGCAAAATCATGCTGTCTCAGCCCTTGAATAAGGCGCATTCACCATCGATAGATTGTGTTGAGCGGCTTGAACTGACCTAGTAATGACATTATTCTGAGTAGCCCAAGCATCAACCAAAATTTTGGCTACTTCGGAGCAGTTGTTAATACACCGTAGAGTAGGCTGAGGACTAGCCCAATGGGATGGCCTTGAATGCGGCCATAAGTGAAATATCGCAATTTTTGTATCTTTGCTTAACTTGAGAGAAATATCTCCCGTACCCTGCTTAGTGACGCAGCAATCAGCCGACTCAATCATCTTGAGGGGGAAATTGAAAGTCATATTCAGCACAATCCCAATCCGCATCACTACACGCTTGTTGGTAATAGTGTAGACCGCAGTGGATGCCATGAGATAAGCAAGTAAGGCAACTAGAGATAAGCCAATGGCTGAAAAAATTGCAATCCTTAAGGAGGAGAAAAATATCGCACTGAAGGCTTCACCATCAGTAACCCCTGTAATAATCTGATAGAGCAAGATCAGGCCGAAATAAATCAATAGCCCTTTGAAATGAAACACTCGCAGAAGCATCGCCTTTACATCAGGCGAGCCCTGCCACAAAATACGTTCGCCCTCAGGTAACTTTTCTGGAAGTCCCAGCTCTGGCTCAAACTCATGCTCTGGACTACTAGGAATGTTCAGGCTCATATTAGTGGCTCCTGACGATCAGGAGTCGCATACAGAGTGCCGGCGCCATAGTACGCCATGATCTTCTCTTCTTCCAGTAAAGTAATTTCCTCTGGATTCTTTGTTTTTGGCACAGCCGCAAACTGATCTGCAAGGATTGATGCTACTTGTACATCTTGCTTTCCAATACGTGAGAAATTGACAGGCAATAAGACTGCTGACCCTTTGACATCAATCTCTAAATAACGGATTAGCATTTCCATATGATCAACCCAGACGTCTTTCACAACGCCAGCTTTATGACCATCTGCGCCAATAACGCTCAAGCCAATCGGATTAGTATCTTGCTTTGCAATTGCAAAATCATTTAGCTTCCTCAGCGGACGAATTCGCGCATGACCCTCTAGATCGTAATCAACATGATCAGCACGGTTTGCATAGGAGCCTGGACCTACTCCTGCTAATAATGGATTGCCAATTGGAGCAATCGGTGCGCCATTCCACGGATGAATTGGCTCTGCTGAAAGCTGCTCTGTATCCGGCGGAGTTTCCAAGGGGGAGTAATAGGTTTTGCCGAATTCGGTGACATATTTCTTCGTCTTTGGCATACCTAAAATGCCATCTTCGCGTCGAACCTTGCCGAAGCGTTCGGTTTCAAGAGGGAAACCCTCTCTCTTCCCTTCTAATGTTAGGTATATCACTAAACCAACAAAAAAAAGTAGAAATAGATAAAACGCTAATTGAGCGACATCTATATATTGTGTAATTGCACCAGTACCCATTTTTTCTCTCCTTCTTTAATAAACTAGCTTGGAAAATCCGCTAGGCCAAACTTACTCATTTTTGAAATCTCCAGGTTTCGCTTTTTGGCTACTAGTGGACCTAAGGCTATCAAAGTAATAAACAACAAATAAATCTCAATGTGATAAACAAAGCTATACCCAGTGGCAGGGTTCATTAAGGCAGAACCAATTGCACCGCCCATCGCCAAATCCGAGACGAGATCACGAATGACTCCTCCCAATGACATACCAATTCCAGAGCATGTTGCTGTTACCGCTCCCCAAGCGCCAATCACCATCCCAGTTTTATTCTCCTGATCCATACTCATGGCAATAGTGAGCGTACTCACTGCAAACAAGCCTCCACCAAAACCGATCAGAAGTGCGCCTAATCTAAAGAGATTGGGTGAACCTAATGGCTCTGAAAATATCACCATGGAGAAGGCAATCAGCCCAAGCAGGAGGCCGGCTGCAGAAATTCTGTAGGCGTTATAGCCCTTGCTTAACCAGCGTGCAGATAGCGTAAATGCCAGTAAAGATCCGCAGGCAATCAGCGCAGTCAAAAAGCTAGTAGCAGATACATCCAATAAGAGTATTTCTCCGCCATACGGCTCCAAGATAATGTCTTGCATGCTAAAGGCAGTAGTTCCGAGACCTAGCATGATGAGGAAGCGACGAACCTGTGGCGCCTTAATGAACTCACTCCAACTTTGTGAGAACTTGGGCTGAACAATAGAGGGCGCAGTATTTTTAGGCTGCCTTGCTTCTTGCTTCCACAAGGCGAATAAATTGAGTAATAAGGTAATGAGTGCAACTCCCTGAATCACCTTAATTAGCTGAATCGGGCTAAATGGATCTAGAAAGACACTAAACATTACCCCGCTTAAGACCATACCAAAGAGCAGCATGACGTACATCATGGCAACTACACGCGGACGATTTTTTGCGTCCGCCAAATCTGTTGCAAGAGCTAAGCCAGCAGTTTGAGTAGTTTGCATTCCTGCGCCGACCAGTAAAAAAGCCAACGCACTGCCAAGGTAGCTAAACCAAGCTGGCCAATGGGTATCTCCAGACAGAATGATGAGCGCAAAAGGCATGATGGCCAAGCCACCAAACTGCAACCAAGTTCCGATCCAAATATAAGGAACTCTTCTCCAACCTAATATGGATCGATGGGTATCTGACTTATGGCCAATTAAGGCCCTAAATGGTGCAAAGATGAGTGGGAGGGCAACCATTAAGGCCACCATCCAAGCATCCATGTGTAACTCAACAATCATGACTCGATTTAAGGTGCCAACCAATAAGGCAGTAGCCATACCTACCGAAACTTGAAACAAAGATAGTCTTAAGAGGCGGCTCAGAGGTAAATCTGGGGTCGCCACGTCAGCAAAAGGCAGAAAGCGAGGATCAATCCTCGTCCATGTCTTAGCCATCTTTGACAGATTGATCATGATACTTTTTCAATCTCCATGAGTTGTGACTTATAAAAACCACTTGAAACTAATTGGGTGTGGGGAATTTTCCAATCCACAAACCAGGGTGATTGATCTATTAACTTACTTAGCTTAGTTTGGCTTATAGGCTCTATAAAAGGTGCCCGATCTTTTCTAGGAAAAAGACGGCCAACACGAATCATGATTTCCAGCGGCAAGGTACTTGGCGCAAAAGTAAATACAATCTTATGTGAAACTCGCGGCGCCAACTTTTCAAGCACGACCAACATATCATCTGCGCAGTAATGGATCATCGAATCCATGCCTACTACGTAATCAAATTCACCTAAGCTGTCATCGAGCATATCGCCGGATCTAAAGTCAATATTTTGACGATCAGCCGGAGCAATTCTCTCTTTAGCTAACTCAATGAGATTGGGCGATAAATCAATCGCAACAACACTCGCCCCTTTGTTAGCTAATTCAAGAGCCAAAGCACCGGTGCCGCAGCCTGCGTCTAGGATCCGTTTTCCACTTAATGACTCTGGCAGGCGGGCAATCAGATTTGAGCGCATTTGGTCGCGCCCTGCTCTGACTGTTGCCCTGATTCCGCTCACCGGAGCATCAGAAGTTAATTTTGCCCAAGCATCATTTGCAGTCCGATCAAAATAGTCCTGCAACTTACTACGTCTATTTAAATAAGAAATAGCGCTCATGATTAGTCAAATCCAAGTAAGTCAAATATTTCACGGTCTTTGAGTGACTCTGTCAGCAAAGGATCGTCGTCTAAAAGTAGGCTAGCAGCTAAACGCATGTATTCATCTTTGACCTTCTCAATCTCTGGGGTCGATTCCATCTCAAAAACGGTACATTTTTTGAGACGGCTTTTACGAATCGCATCGAGATCCGGGAAGTGCGCCATTGTTTTTAAACCTACCCGCGTATTGAACTTATCAATCTGGTCTGTATCCGCGCTTCGATTGGCGATCACGCCACCCAAACGCACGTTATAGTTTTTTGCTTTAGCACTAATAGCCTGAACGATGCGATTCATGGCAAAAATTGAATCAAAATCATTCGCCGCGACAATAAGGGCTCTGTCAGCATGCTGTAACGGGGCAGCAAAGCCACCACACACCACATCGCCTAAGACGTCAAAAATAACAATGTCGGTATCTTCAAGTAGGTGATGCTCTTTCAAGAGCTTTACAGTCTGACCCACAACGTAGCCACCGCAACCGGTTC is from Polynucleobacter sp. MG-Unter2-18 and encodes:
- the bchL gene encoding ferredoxin:protochlorophyllide reductase (ATP-dependent) iron-sulfur ATP-binding protein, giving the protein MNTVSVPVSSINTRSKPTDGEGSLQVHLDPNEKIGNAKVFAIYGKGGIGKSTTSSNLSAAFSLLGKRVIQIGCDPKHDSTFTLTKKLVPTVIDILESVDFHSEELRVEDFVYEGFNGVMCVEAGGPPAGTGCGGYVVGQTVKLLKEHHLLEDTDIVIFDVLGDVVCGGFAAPLQHADRALIVAANDFDSIFAMNRIVQAISAKAKNYNVRLGGVIANRSADTDQIDKFNTRVGLKTMAHFPDLDAIRKSRLKKCTVFEMESTPEIEKVKDEYMRLAASLLLDDDPLLTESLKDREIFDLLGFD
- the bchM gene encoding magnesium protoporphyrin IX methyltransferase, whose translation is MSAISYLNRRSKLQDYFDRTANDAWAKLTSDAPVSGIRATVRAGRDQMRSNLIARLPESLSGKRILDAGCGTGALALELANKGASVVAIDLSPNLIELAKERIAPADRQNIDFRSGDMLDDSLGEFDYVVGMDSMIHYCADDMLVVLEKLAPRVSHKIVFTFAPSTLPLEIMIRVGRLFPRKDRAPFIEPISQTKLSKLIDQSPWFVDWKIPHTQLVSSGFYKSQLMEIEKVS